The genomic window TTGCTATGGCCAACGAAGAATACCGGACAGATCTTAAAAAAAAAGCTGTTACCAGGTGATGGCCGAACTGCGGGGAACACGCAAACATTATAGCTTAGCCAATCTTTGCGCGGCATTTGGTTATACCAGGCAGGCCTGGTATAACTATTTAAAAAGATCAGAACTTCAGATTTTTCAGGAGCATATTGTATTGCAGAAAATTAAAGAGATTAGAAAGGAACTGCCTAAAACCGGCTGTATCAAACTTTACAAAGAGCTCAATAATGGTTTTTTGCAGGACTTAGGGATAGCAATGGGCAGAGATGCTGTATTTGACCTGGTTAGAGAGAATGGGATGCTTGTCAAATCCAGCAAAAGGCATGTGTGTACTACCAATTCCTATCACAGGTATAGAATTCATCCTGATCTGGTGCAACGAAGGCATCCACAGCACGCTGAAGAAATATGGGTGAGTGACATTACTTACATTACCACCATGTCCGGATTCAACTACCTGTCTTTAGTAACAGATGCGTACTCAAGAAAAATAACAGGGTACTTTCTGTCAGTAAACCTCAAAGCTGAAGGATGTATAAAAGCACTCGATCAGGCACTAGCT from Arcticibacter tournemirensis includes these protein-coding regions:
- a CDS encoding IS3 family transposase, with amino-acid sequence MAELRGTRKHYSLANLCAAFGYTRQAWYNYLKRSELQIFQEHIVLQKIKEIRKELPKTGCIKLYKELNNGFLQDLGIAMGRDAVFDLVRENGMLVKSSKRHVCTTNSYHRYRIHPDLVQRRHPQHAEEIWVSDITYITTMSGFNYLSLVTDAYSRKITGYFLSVNLKAEGCIKALDQALAARIYPENTLIHHSDRGTQYCCDDYVSKLRQRDIQISMTQTGSPYDNAIAERINGILKTEFDLYKTFKSHSQANAAVDKAIFNYNNLRLHASCSYQTPEHTHNQEKTNQITLN